The following coding sequences are from one Vicinamibacteria bacterium window:
- a CDS encoding CoA-binding protein: IAESGGLSVVMDRCIKVEHARYIGRMHWLGFNTNRITSIRGGLQ; the protein is encoded by the coding sequence AGATCGCCGAGAGCGGCGGGTTGTCCGTGGTAATGGACCGCTGTATCAAGGTCGAGCACGCCCGCTACATCGGGCGCATGCACTGGCTGGGCTTCAATACCAACCGCATCACCTCGATCCGCGGAGGATTGCAGTAG